The proteins below come from a single Candidatus Zixiibacteriota bacterium genomic window:
- a CDS encoding pitrilysin family protein — protein MKNGFSKTTLKNGMRVISEKIPSVRSVSIGIWIHVGSRDESEKTNGISHFIEHMHFKGTKKRNALQIAYELESRGGAINAFTSREHTCYYARFMNAHLPKAMEILGDILNNSTFTPGNIKKEKTVILEEIKDVADSPSDYIHDLFTSQMWTSHPLGKPIMGDAHTVGGISRRKIIDFLKENYCSSNIVIAAAGDVSHRKLVNLVKRYFKWPKGNPKANLSVPEKSEFTLHAHHNGTKQTHVSLGFPSISFTNPSRYAILAANTLLSGGMSSRLFQNIREKKGYCYTIYSFQEFFQDIGLFSVYFGTDKRYMIDAANLVLKELKQLKKKKLSRTELSKIKDQLKGNLMLSLESTTNRMNRIARQELMLGKYIDMDETLRNIDRITVTQIFDVANEIFDRDKLTMVSLGPIKKDILEKINWSIL, from the coding sequence TTGAAAAACGGTTTCTCAAAGACAACTCTGAAAAACGGTATGAGGGTGATCTCGGAAAAGATCCCCTCAGTCCGTTCGGTGTCGATCGGCATCTGGATTCACGTCGGTTCCCGCGATGAATCCGAAAAAACCAATGGGATTTCACATTTCATTGAACATATGCACTTTAAGGGCACCAAAAAAAGAAACGCTCTCCAGATCGCATATGAGCTTGAATCTCGGGGGGGAGCCATCAACGCTTTTACGTCACGAGAGCACACTTGTTATTACGCCCGCTTTATGAACGCTCATCTTCCCAAAGCGATGGAAATCCTTGGCGACATACTAAATAATTCCACGTTTACTCCGGGAAATATCAAAAAGGAAAAGACGGTCATTCTCGAGGAGATAAAAGACGTCGCCGATTCTCCCAGCGATTATATTCACGATTTGTTTACCAGCCAGATGTGGACATCGCATCCGTTAGGTAAACCAATAATGGGAGACGCTCATACGGTTGGTGGCATAAGCCGCAGGAAGATTATTGATTTCTTGAAAGAAAATTATTGCAGCTCAAATATCGTGATAGCCGCGGCAGGCGACGTGTCTCATCGAAAACTGGTGAATTTGGTCAAAAGATATTTTAAATGGCCAAAGGGTAATCCGAAAGCCAATTTATCCGTTCCGGAAAAATCGGAATTTACTCTTCACGCCCATCATAATGGAACTAAGCAGACTCATGTCAGCCTTGGATTTCCCAGCATCAGTTTTACAAATCCTTCCAGGTATGCAATATTGGCGGCCAACACGCTGCTGTCAGGAGGAATGTCTTCGAGATTATTTCAAAATATCCGCGAAAAGAAAGGGTATTGCTATACGATTTATAGCTTCCAGGAGTTCTTTCAGGACATTGGCTTATTCAGCGTATATTTCGGAACCGACAAGAGATATATGATCGATGCCGCCAATTTGGTACTGAAAGAACTAAAGCAACTGAAAAAGAAAAAGCTCAGCCGAACCGAACTTTCCAAAATAAAGGACCAGCTAAAGGGCAATCTAATGCTTTCATTGGAATCAACCACCAATCGCATGAATAGAATTGCCCGACAGGAATTGATGCTTGGTAAGTATATCGATATGGATGAAACCTTGCGTAATATTGACCGCATTACGGTTACACAGATTTTTGACGTGGCCAATGAAATATTCGACCGCGATAAGCTTACGATGGTATCTTTGGGTCCAATCAAGAAAGACATTCTGGAAAAAATAAACTGGTCAATTTTATAA
- the pnp gene encoding polyribonucleotide nucleotidyltransferase produces MIHSVKLEIGGRTLTIETGRIAKQANGAVIIKYGDTVILTTAVASREPIDRDFLPLSVEYRERSYAAGKIPGGFFKREGRPSEKEILSCRIIDRPIRPLFPEGYRNEIQIINLILSHDHENDPDVLGLIGAAASLAISDIAFDSVLAGVRVSKIDDEYKIFPTIAEVEEADLNIIIAGTADSISMVEGGAFEASEDEMVEALKFGHEHIKTIVGKIEELKTACGKEKKTFTPPEKNEELLAKVEELIGDRTKEINRMTDKAERGDAKHDLKKDIVSQLEEKYPDETGAIKNHIHDLDDAEMRRMIVEDGKRLDNRGFDEIRPINCEVSVLPRTHGSALFTRGQTQALVAVTLGTKIDEQRLDELEGESTKSYMLHYNFPPFSVGEVRPIRGVGRREVGHGNLAERAINPVIPVGDRFPYTIRIVSDIMESNGSSSMASVCGGSLALMDTGVPIKAPVAGIAMGLIKEDDKIIVLTDILGDEDHFGDMDFKVTGTADGVTALQMDIKVKGLDLETLRMALEKAKAARLYILGEMARAIDKPRSELSQYAPRIITIKINPEKIGDVIGPGGKIIRSIVEETGAKIDIEDDGTVLISSVDGEAGEAARERVLMIVEDPEIDKEYMGTVRRIADFGAFVEILPGTDGLVHISELAYERVNRVEDVLSVGDQVKVKCINIDGDGKVRLSIKATLPVPEGYVPPPPRPSGPRGGNRGGRDRYSSQRRQRR; encoded by the coding sequence ATGATACACTCGGTTAAACTGGAAATCGGCGGACGGACGCTGACAATTGAAACCGGCCGGATTGCCAAACAGGCAAATGGGGCGGTAATCATTAAATACGGTGACACGGTAATTCTCACAACGGCGGTTGCCTCAAGGGAACCTATCGATCGCGATTTTCTGCCGTTATCCGTCGAATACAGGGAGCGGTCTTATGCCGCTGGAAAAATCCCAGGTGGATTTTTCAAGAGAGAGGGAAGACCTTCGGAAAAGGAAATATTATCGTGTCGCATCATTGACCGACCGATACGTCCCCTTTTCCCCGAAGGATACCGGAATGAAATTCAAATAATAAATTTGATCTTGTCGCATGACCACGAAAACGATCCCGATGTCCTCGGGCTTATCGGAGCCGCCGCGTCATTGGCCATATCCGATATCGCTTTCGACTCAGTCTTGGCTGGAGTCAGAGTCTCCAAAATTGACGATGAATATAAGATATTTCCAACCATTGCGGAGGTCGAAGAAGCCGATCTCAATATTATTATTGCGGGAACGGCAGATTCCATTTCCATGGTTGAAGGTGGAGCCTTTGAAGCCTCTGAAGACGAAATGGTGGAAGCTTTGAAATTTGGCCATGAGCATATCAAGACGATTGTCGGAAAAATTGAAGAATTAAAAACCGCCTGCGGTAAAGAGAAGAAAACTTTTACTCCCCCGGAGAAAAACGAAGAACTCCTGGCCAAAGTTGAGGAGTTGATTGGCGACCGCACAAAGGAAATCAACCGGATGACCGACAAGGCCGAAAGAGGCGATGCCAAGCATGATCTAAAAAAAGACATCGTCAGCCAACTCGAGGAAAAATATCCTGATGAAACCGGAGCCATAAAAAACCACATCCACGATTTGGATGACGCCGAAATGCGTCGGATGATTGTTGAGGATGGCAAAAGACTCGATAATCGCGGTTTCGATGAAATTCGCCCCATTAATTGTGAGGTTTCGGTTTTGCCGCGTACTCACGGCTCCGCTCTCTTCACTCGCGGGCAAACTCAAGCGTTGGTTGCGGTCACCCTGGGCACCAAGATCGATGAACAGCGCCTAGATGAGTTGGAGGGCGAATCAACCAAGTCCTACATGCTCCATTATAATTTCCCGCCCTTTTCGGTAGGTGAAGTGAGACCCATTCGAGGCGTTGGACGGCGCGAGGTCGGGCATGGCAATTTAGCCGAACGTGCTATCAATCCGGTTATCCCGGTTGGTGACAGGTTCCCTTATACAATCCGAATCGTTTCCGATATTATGGAATCCAACGGCTCCTCGTCGATGGCTTCGGTTTGCGGAGGTTCTCTGGCTCTCATGGATACCGGCGTTCCAATCAAAGCCCCCGTTGCCGGAATCGCTATGGGACTCATCAAGGAAGATGACAAGATAATCGTCTTGACCGATATCCTTGGTGATGAGGATCACTTCGGAGATATGGATTTCAAAGTTACCGGTACCGCTGACGGCGTAACCGCCCTGCAAATGGATATCAAGGTAAAGGGACTTGATCTTGAAACTTTGCGCATGGCTCTCGAAAAAGCCAAGGCGGCACGTTTGTATATTCTTGGCGAGATGGCCAGGGCGATTGACAAACCTCGATCCGAATTGTCGCAATACGCCCCGCGTATTATCACGATCAAAATTAATCCCGAAAAAATCGGCGACGTTATAGGACCCGGTGGAAAGATTATTCGATCAATCGTTGAGGAAACCGGTGCGAAAATCGATATCGAGGATGATGGAACTGTCCTGATCTCTTCCGTTGACGGAGAGGCTGGCGAAGCGGCTCGTGAGAGGGTGCTGATGATTGTTGAGGATCCCGAAATCGATAAAGAATACATGGGGACCGTTAGGCGCATAGCCGATTTTGGAGCCTTCGTAGAAATTCTGCCCGGAACCGATGGACTCGTTCATATATCAGAATTGGCTTATGAACGAGTTAACAGGGTTGAGGATGTATTAAGTGTGGGCGATCAGGTTAAAGTAAAATGTATAAATATCGATGGTGACGGTAAGGTTCGACTTTCGATTAAGGCAACATTGCCGGTTCCGGAAGGCTACGTTCCACCACCACCTCGCCCATCCGGTCCGCGAGGAGGCAACCGCGGCGGAAGGGATAGATACAGCAGCCAAAGAAGACAAAGGCGATAG
- the rpsO gene encoding 30S ribosomal protein S15, translated as MLTSNEKRKEIIEQHKLHDTDTGSPEVQIALLTERINHLTGHLKEHKKDFHSQRGLLKMVGKRRRLLDYLKKTDIESYRALIAELGLRR; from the coding sequence GTGCTAACAAGCAATGAAAAAAGGAAAGAAATTATTGAGCAACACAAACTGCATGATACCGATACCGGTTCACCGGAAGTGCAGATTGCGTTACTGACGGAACGAATTAATCATTTGACCGGACATCTGAAAGAACACAAGAAGGATTTTCATTCACAGCGCGGTTTATTGAAAATGGTCGGAAAGCGTCGCCGCCTTCTCGATTATCTTAAAAAAACCGATATTGAAAGCTACCGGGCATTGATTGCGGAACTCGGACTCAGACGTTAA